Below is a window of Streptomyces spongiicola DNA.
CTCGACCCTGTCGGCGTTCACGGACGACCTGGCCGCGCACGTCCTGCACGGCGGCTGCGGCCGGGAGACGGTCGGCGTGCTGCCGCTGCCCGGCCCCGTCGGCCAGGAGACGCAGGAGTCCATCCCGAGCGGTGAGAAGCTCGCCGTGGACTGGACGCTGTGCCAGGGCCACGGGATCTGCGCGGAGATCGTGCCGGAGCTGATCCGCATGGGCGCCGACGGATTCCCCTCCGTGGCGGAGGCGGCGGTCCCGGTGCATCTGCAGGGCCGCGCACAGCGGGCCGTGCGCCGTTGTCCCGCGCTGGCACTGCGCATCGAGCAGGCACCGGCCCCTCGGGGCGGAAAGCCCGCCCTGCCGCCCGGCGGTGACCGCAAGGCCCTCGGCAGCGGCCGGGGTTGACGCACGAAGGAGGGCCATCCGATCGGATGGCCCTCCTGGTGTGCTCTGACGAGCCGCTGTGGGCTGTTCTTGAGTGGGCTTGATCAGGGGGTTCGGAAGGGTTGCAGAGATCGTTGCCCGTTGCGGGGTAGATCGTTGCCCGGCGGCAGGGGGTTGCGCGCGGTGGGGGATGACTCAGGCCGTGCGCCGGTCGTCGATTTTGGAGGAGAGCTGTGGCCATGCCGCGGTGAGTCGTGCCAGGTCGTCGGCCGTCAAGTCGTGAGCCGTACGCAGGGGCTCGTCGGGGAGGAAATGGACGGCGGTCCCGGTCGTGCCGTCGTCGGTGATCGGTTCCAGGTCGGTGGTGGGGATGCCGTGTTCGTATCGCTGGGTCCAGGATCCGTTGCGGCGGCGGTTGGTATGGACGAGCCACGTGCTGAGTGCGGCGACGACCGACATGCCCCGGCGGGGGTGGGTGTCGGGCAGTGGGAGCGTGTCGGGGTGGTCGAAGAAGCGGAGGTCCTTTGTCGCCATGACCGGCTTCTTCACGGCCTGGCCGTGTTCGTCGAGGCGTGTGTCGGTGCCCCGTCCGTCGTCGGCGATGGTTACGGAGCCGTCGGAGTGGAGCGTGATGCGGCAGTGTCCGCTGTTGCTGTACTCGGCCTCGTCCGCCGCATAGGCGATGACTTCGAGAACCAGGTGCCGGAGGCCGCCGGGGGCGAATACGGCGGGGTTTTGGCGGATGTGTTCAAGGTGGTCGAGGTCGACGGTGCTCGCCCAGTCGTGCGTGGTGTTGCGCCAGGAAGCCCTTGGTGTGTCCATCCGAGAAGTATGGAGCCGGTGATCACGGGCGCGGGATGTGTGGGTCCGGCCTGCCCCACTCCATGATCACCTCCTACAGTGTGAGGGGAGTGCCGCCAACTTGGCTCCCTTGTCTGCGAGTTGGCGGGCGTCGGCCTTGGGGTGAAGGGGGCGGCTGATGGCATCGCTGCTGGAGAGGCTGAGGGCGAGGGCGTCACGGTCGCGGGCGAGGGTGGAGGACCTGCGCTCGCGGATCGCCGCGCTGGAGAAGGAGCTCGCCGCCGAGGAAGCGGAGCTGTCGCGGTGGGCGGTTGCCGAGGAGGCGGTGGCCGAACTGCTGGCCGAGGACGACGCCGGCGGTGGGGAGCCGGCGGCCGGGCTGCCGCCGGTGGCGGTGGCCGCGGCCAGGAGGCCGCAGGCCGTGGTCTCGGCGCCGGTGACGCGGGGGGACGGCGAGGTGCTGGCCGGGGTGAGTGAGGACGTGGTGCTCGCGCTGGCGTCGGCGGGGCGGCCGCTGCGGTCGAGGGAAATCTGCGAGGCGGTCGGCGCGGGAACGGAGCACCGGCCGGTGGAGGGGATGCGGGTGAGGCTGAAACGGCTGGTCAAGCAGGGCTGGCTGACCGAGGACCAGGTGGGGCTGTTCGCGATCGCGCCCGGGGTCGGGGATCCGGCGTCGGCGGGTGCGGTCGTGGAGGCTGCGGGCGGGGACGTGTGAGGCGGCGCCGTCGGGATGGCCGTCCCGGCGGCGCCTGGGGTTGCGTGAGCGCCCTGGACCATGAAGAAGAGGCTCGCGCGTCCGACAGGTTAGTGCTGTTGCGCCGTGTTGGGTTCGCCGGGCCGTAACTGGGCTCTGGCCTGCGGGAATTGCAGTCTGTTGGCCGGGCCGGGAGGGCTTTGGCGGCATGTCTGCACACCTACCGGCGCGCAAGCGGGGGCCACAGCGGGGTGTTCAGGCCCGTCTCCAGGCGGGCGATCGTGGCGACATCGGGCCAGCAGCGGCCCTCGATCACGTCGGCGATGGTCTGCCGGTTGACCCCCAGCAGGTCAGCGGCACCGCGGCGGCTCAGACCGCGTTCGCGCAGAGCGTCGGCGAGGCGGCGGGCGATGGTCTGGACGACTGCTGCGGCGACGTCGTCGACGACCGCGTGGGGCCAGGCTTCCGGATCTTGGGTGCATTCCCTGGGCGCGCGGGAGCGCGCGCTGCCTCCGACCATGCTTCCACGCTCCTGTCTGTTGATGTCGTACGCGACTTGGGCGGCAGGTTGTCCTGCCGCTACTCGTGGTTCATGGCACTGGACCTGGCGACGTCTTCGGTCATCGACGCGTACACCCCGCGGGAGGCTCCCGCCTGCTGGGTTGAGGTGGGGCCGCTGGTGAAGGCGGTGGTTACCGCGACCGTCGAGCGTGTCCCTTACTCGGTTGTGGACCTGCTGCA
It encodes the following:
- a CDS encoding DNA topoisomerase subunit B, producing MDTPRASWRNTTHDWASTVDLDHLEHIRQNPAVFAPGGLRHLVLEVIAYAADEAEYSNSGHCRITLHSDGSVTIADDGRGTDTRLDEHGQAVKKPVMATKDLRFFDHPDTLPLPDTHPRRGMSVVAALSTWLVHTNRRRNGSWTQRYEHGIPTTDLEPITDDGTTGTAVHFLPDEPLRTAHDLTADDLARLTAAWPQLSSKIDDRRTA
- a CDS encoding helix-turn-helix transcriptional regulator — protein: MVGGSARSRAPRECTQDPEAWPHAVVDDVAAAVVQTIARRLADALRERGLSRRGAADLLGVNRQTIADVIEGRCWPDVATIARLETGLNTPLWPPLARR